A segment of the Cohnella algarum genome:
TCCAGCAAAAGGACCGGCTCTTTCCCGGGATCGGCCGGATCGACGGCCGAGATCGTTCCCGGCTGATCGACGACGTAGATGACCTCCGGATTCCCGGGCGCGACCTCGATTCCGACCGGGGACTCAAACACGCCTTCGCCGATCAGCGGCTCCAGCTTGACTTCCGGCAGCTCGGCCTCGTTTCCGCCGCCGCTCGCGGACGGGTCAGCCGCGCCTGTCGCCGTTTCGCCGGCCGGCTCGCTCTCTCCCGCATCCGTTTCGCCGGACGGTTCGGCCGCCCCTGCGTCCGATTCCGCCTGCGCCGGGACTTCCGTCTCGTTCCCCGTCGACCCGGCGCTCCACGGGAGCCAATCGCACCCCGCGCACAGAACGATCAGTATCGCTATCGCCGCTATTCGTCCGATTTTTTTCATCCTTCTACCCCCTTGTTGTAGGCCTGATTCATGCCCGATAAGCTCCGGTCGACCATTGCTCCATGCCTTTACGCGGCGCGAGACTATCGCTGCCAGGCAGAGCTGTGACGGACTCGTTGCCACGTTGTACAGTATTTGACATGAGCGACCCGTTTCCTGCCGAAGGACGGCCGCATGCGGGGACGGGTTAAGATGAGTCGCCATGACTCAACCGGATCGTCAGCGGGCATGCGGGGGCGGCAAAATGAGTCATTTTTACTCAACTGCGTGCGGCCATATGCGTTTGGAGGGTCGAGATGAGTCGCCACGACTCATCTGGATCGACAGCGGACATGAGAAGGCGGTGAAATGAGTCGTTTTTACTCAAAAAACCCCCGATCCCGCGGGATCGGAGGTTCTCCTTGTGTCTTCTTCGTTTGCGCCCGACATCTTGGCCGGTTCAGGCTTGCGCCCGACTGCCGGCCGACTCAGACGACCAGCACGATCGCCGGTTCCTCGCACCAATCGCAGCTCTTGGGCGGATCCCAATCGGAAAACTTCGTCGTTTTCAGATCGACCAAATCCGGCGCATCCTCATACTCGTCGACGAATTTGTCGATCGCAAGCTCGACGTGCTCCTTGCAAACACAATACATTCCGTTAGTCCTTCCTACTCGGTGTCTTCGTCTTTTTCGATCAGCTTCACGGCGATCTCCATCTTCTCGCTTCCGCGATAGAACGTTACCGTCAGCGTTTCCCCGATTTTCTTGCGGTTATACAGATGCTTCCGAAGCTCCATCGTGCTGCCGACGCTCGCGCCGTCCAGCTTGACGATGACGTCGTTGAGCATGAGACCCGCATCCTTCGCCGGACCGACCGCTTCCAGCACGACGACGCCTTCCTTCACGCTGTCCGGAATGCCCAGCATCTCCTCGGGCGATTCCTCTTCGCTCGTCTCCGGCGATTCGCTTTCGTCCTCTTCGAACAGAAAGTCCTCCGTCGCGTTGTAATCGAGAAAAGCGGACAAATCCATCGAGTAAACGCCCAAATACGGGCGAAGCACCTTGCCGCGCTCCTCCAGCTCCTTCACGACCGGCATGACGTCATGGATCGGCAGCGCGAACCCGATGCCCTCGATGCCCATGTCCGCAACCTTCATGCTGTTGATGCCGATCAGCTCTCCATCCAGATTGACGAGCGCGCCTCCGCTGTTGCCGGGATTGATCGGCGCGGAAATTTGGATGACTTCTTCTTCCCAGTCGTAAATGCCGTCCTGATTGAGCGAAACCGGGATGATCCGGTTCAGGTTCGATACGATGCCGTCCGTCAGCGAGTCGTTGAACCCGAGCGGGTTGCCGATCGCGATGACCGTCTCGCCTTCGCGAAGACGCGTGGAATCGCCGATTTCCGCGACGGTGTCGATGCCTTTGCCGTCCACTTCAAGCACCGCCAAATCGGCAATCGAATCCTTGCCGACGATGGTCGCTTCCTTCTGCTCTCCGTTCAGCAGCGCGACTTGCACGTGCGCGGCGTTCTGAATGACGTGAGCGTTCGTAATAATTCGCGCTTTGCCGCCCTTTTTCTCGAAAATGACCCCCGAACCGAGGCTGGCGTTCGTCAGCGAATCGTCGCCTTCGTCCCCGGATCCCGGCTCCTCCGCCCGGTTGACGATGCTGACGACGGCGGGCCGGACTTTGGCCGAGGCGGTGATGATCCGCTCCGAGGTCTCGATCACCGGCTGCCCGGTGACGACGGCGGGACGACTCTCCGAACCTCCCGGCCGAACGATGAAGGTAAACAAGAGAGCGACGGCAAGCGAACTGACTAAAGAAGATATGATAGCCACCCGAAACATCGAGGCTTGCGAGCGGCCGCCGTTTCCGAACGAACCCGGCCACTCGCGCCGTCCGCCTCTGCTTCTTCGTTTTACTCGGGTCGAAAAAAAATCGTCGTCAAAAAAGCTCATGCGCTGCACCTGCTTTCAGGGAGTCCCGCTCCCGATGCCGTAAGCCGGAATTCGCCGCAAACGAGCGATTCCGCGAATCCATGAACGGCTTCCAAATGCGCCGAAAATGACTGGTTTGTCTAAAATACTAATTGAATTCGGCAAGCGAAGCAAGAGTCCCCGAACCCGCATTCGGTATGTAAAGATAGGAAACGGAACCAATTTTCCCGAATTCCGCTTCAAGCCTTCACCAGATCCCACGGCGTCGGACGATCCGCGTACGTTTCGCAAAGCGCGAATTCATGTTTTTGATAAAAATAACCGTTGTCTTCGAGCACCGTATTGACGGTCAGTTTGGCCAAATCCATCATGTTGTGCTCCTGGCTCAAATGGGCCAGATACACCCTGCGCAAATCTCCCGAATCCAGCAGCCGGCAAAGCGCTTCGCCCGCCGCCTCGTTCGACAGATGGCCGCTGTCCCCGAGAATCCGGCGCTTGATGTTCCACGGATAACGCCCCATCCGCAGCATGTTGATGTCGTGATTCGCTTCCAGCACGAGCACGTCGGACTGCTTCAGCTGCTCCATCACCTTGTCGCTGACGTAGCCGAGGTCCGTCGCCAGGCTCAGCTTGCGGCCGCCCGCGCGGAAGCAGTAGCCGACCGGCTCCGCCGCGTCGTGCGAGATGGCGTACGATTCGATGCGCAAGTCGTAGATTTCCATTGCGGTCCCCGTCGGCAGTATATGCCGCTGCTCGTCGGGTAATTCGCCTATGCTTTTGTGCATCGCGGTCCATGTTTTCTCGTTCGCGTACACCGGCAAATTGAACTTGCGCGCCATCGCCCCGAGTCCCTTGATATGATCGGAATGCTCGTGCGTGACGAAGATGGCGTCCAGATCCGCTCCGGACACCTCGCGCTCCTTCATGAGCTCTTCCACTTTGCGGGCGCTCAGGCCCACGTCGACGAGCACGGTCGCCGCGTCGGAGGACACGACGGTCGCGTTGCCGGTGGATCCGCTGCACAATACGCTGAATTGCAATCCCATGATGAAAAATCCTTTCCTCTCCCAGTCCCGCGGGTTCCTTGCGCGCCGGCGGCGCGGGATGCCGGCCGCATCGGCCGCGCGCCCTTTCGGGCGCGAACCGAAACTCCTCGATCCTTACCGAAACGTCTATTCTGCATCCGTATCGCCGCCGAAATGCTCCTTCGCCGTCCGGGGACGCCGGCCGTCGATGCGGCTACCCGGCTTCGGAGGAAGCCTCCTCCATCTCCCCGCCGGCGGCGGCGTTATCGGATTTGTTCGTGACGACTTCGCTGCTAATGGCATGTACATAGTAAACTTCGCCGTCTTCCAGCAAAACCCTCCAAGAAGGCGCGGCAACCTGGGTCTCCGAATCGAAAATAATTTGGCCGTGGTAGCCGAGCTGGACTTCCTTGATGTTCGACCCGGCCGGCAAATAGTTTTCGATCAGGTTTTTGACCACTTTGGCGGCCGGCAGCACCTTCTGGGCGGCGCCGCCTTCCGACGGCAAAATCGAAATGACGTCCTGCGTGTAGCCGTTGATTTTTTGATTGCTGTAGTAAAGCTCCAGCCAAACGTCGAAAATCGGCCACCCGCCCTCCGTCCGGTTCAGCACGAAAACGCCTTCCCGGCTTGCCCAGTTGTCGAAGCGGTATTTGGCAAGGTCGGGGATGACGCCCCCCAGCTCCTGCCGCAGCTCCTGCTCCGCGAACACGATGCGCGAATCCTTCGGGGGTTCGATCGCCTTCACGCGGCCGCTGCCCTCCTGCTCCAGCTTGTAGGTGATTTCCTGCATCGCCGGCGTTTCGGTCGGAATTTGCGCTTCCACTTTAATCGATTTTTCCTGCATGACCTGCTGCGTCTCGGGAGGCAGCGACGTCCAGTCGACGGCCGTATCGAGCCGCTCCTGCAAATTCAGCCACAGCTGATACCCGAGCAACGCGTTCAGCAGCAAAAAAGCGAAGATGAGCACGCTTTTCGTTCGGCCCCAGTCCATGATCGCCCCTCCTTTGACTCCTGTTCGTTCGCCAAGCGCGCCGGCCGTCAGCCGATCGTGCGAACTTCGCCCGTCGTCAGGCGATCGTGCGAACTTCGCCCGTCGTCAGGCGAATCGCCCATACCGGCGTCAGCGTCAGCGAATTTTCGCCGAGCTCCGGCCGATAAGCCGGATAGACCGCTTCGACGATGCCGCCGTCCGCCGCTTCGCGAATCCGCTTCTTGAGCGGGTCTCCCGCCTGCAGCTTGCGCTGCTCCGTCTTCGCGGGCTCCGGGTCGAGCATGATGAGCGACCGCTCGTACGAGGAGACGACGCCCTGCTGAATGCTGAGCTGCATGTAGCCGAACCGGAATCCGTCGTGCGAGACGATCGGCAATCCGTTCATGTATTGCTGAAACCATACGACGTCCGTTCCGGCGGTCGCCTCCGTGCGCTCGAGCCGATGCGTGCCGTTCCAGCCGCCGTGCTGGTTCACGAACTGCACGGCGCTGGCGATGTTGTCGGTCAGCTTGTTTTCGCTGTCGGTCGGAGCCACCGGATCGGTGTACGTCAGCCAGCCGCCCTCCTGCTCCACCTTCAGCCCCCGCTTGCCGTCGGTATAAATTTCCGTTCCGTCCTGCCGGTCCTGGATGGTCCGGGTCGTGGTCGGATCGAGGAACAGGTTGCGCTGCATCTGTTCCGGCGTAAGCCGGCTGTAGGTCGCCTGGACGGCCGGGTAGCTCTTTTCCTGCATCGGGACGTAATAGCCGTCCCAATATTCATAGGGCGTCCAATACTCCCCGAAGCCGGTGTACTGCTGAACGTCCTGCACGGTCAGATCGGCCCGCAGCGACTCGTACACGCTGACGCCGTCCGCGCTGAAGAAAAACGTGCGAACCTCTTCCCTGTCGTCGCGCGAGAAAATCCAGATCCGGGTGACGGAGTCGCCCGAGAACAGAAAGTCGGAATCGACCTTGAACACCCGCTGCACCAGTTCGAACGGAATCGGCCGGCCGAAGCGAACCTCGACGCCCCGGTATTCCCTGCGCACCTCGTCCCAGTCGACCGATTGGATCGAGTCGCGCTGAAACCCGGTGAATTCGCGGCTTTGCAGCTTCGTCAGCACCATATCGTAAAACGTATCCTGCGGGTAAAAAATCGTATGCCGGTCTTCCCCCATGTGCAGGATGAGCTGCTCGGGAAACAGCAGATTTTCCACCTTTTCCTCCGGTCCGAGCGGCTCCATTTTCACGTAATCCTGTTCGATGCCGACCTGCGTCTCCATGCCGGGCGTGCTGTACATCAGAAAGTAGCTCTGCACGAGGCTAAGCGCGACAAGCAGCGCCAGCAGCACGGTCTTCGCGCCTTCGATCATGGCCGCTCACTTCCTTCCTGCGCCGCCGGCACGGTGACCGTTACCTTCGTTCCGACGCCGGCCTCGGATTCCAGATGAATATGGCCTCCGTGGGCGCGGACGATTTCCCGGGCAATGGACAGCCCGAGCCCGGTACCGCCCATGCTGCGGGAACGGGCCTTGTCTACCCGGTAAAACCGTTCGAAGATGCGCTCGATGTCTTTTTTCGGGATGCCGATGCCCGTATCCTGAACGGCGATTTCCAATTGCCCGTTCTCGCCCAGCCGCGCCGCCAGAAGCACCCTGCCGCCGTCCAGCGTGTACTTGATCGCATTGGACACCAGGTTGTCGAGCACCTGGTCGATGCCGTCGCGGTCCAGCCATACTTGCGGCAGGTTCGCTTCGACCTGCACCCCGGCGGTAATCGCCTTCTGCCTGAGCTGCAGCGAAAACCGGTCGACGACGTCTTCCATGATCTCCTCCACGTCGACCATCTGCCGCCAGAGCTGCGACTGCTTCGAATCGAAGCGCGACAGGTGCAGCAGATCCGTCACAAGCCGGATCATCCGCTCCGTTTCGCTGCGGATGACGCCCACGAAACGCTCGGCGAGCGGCGGCTCGCTCAGCGCCCCGTCGTTCAGCGCTTCGGCGTAGCTCTTGATCGTCGTGAGCGGCGTCCTTAGCTCGTGCGACACGTTGGCGACGAATTCCCGGCGGGATTGCTCCAGCTTCTCCGACTCCGTGGCGTCGTGAAGCACCGCGATGGCGCCGACGACCCCTTTGTCGCGGCGGCGGATCGGCGTCAGCGTCACGCGGAACAGCAGCGCCTCCTCGCCATCCTCCCCCGCCCGCTCGATCAGCAGGGTAAACTCCTTGCCCTGCAGCGTCTCCGCGATCGACTCCTTGTCGATGTTCAGGCACTCCGACATCGTCATGCCCTCGATCCGCTCCAGACCGAGCATGCCCCGCGCCCGGCGGTTGGCCACGATGACGCGGCCGAGCTCGTCGGAAGCGAGCACGCCGTCGCTCATATTCGCCAGGATGGAGGAGAGCTTCTCCTTCTCCTCCTCGTTGAGCGACAGCGCTTCGCTGAGCCGGTCGGTCATTTCGTTGAACGCCGTGCTGAGCTGGCCCAGCTCGTCGTTGCCGAACACCGGCACCCGCTCGTCGAAGTTGCCCTCCGCCACCGCGGACGCCTGCCGCGTCAGCGCCTTGATCGGCTGGGTGATCGTGCCGGCC
Coding sequences within it:
- a CDS encoding CxxH/CxxC protein, with translation MYCVCKEHVELAIDKFVDEYEDAPDLVDLKTTKFSDWDPPKSCDWCEEPAIVLVV
- a CDS encoding S1C family serine protease: MSFFDDDFFSTRVKRRSRGGRREWPGSFGNGGRSQASMFRVAIISSLVSSLAVALLFTFIVRPGGSESRPAVVTGQPVIETSERIITASAKVRPAVVSIVNRAEEPGSGDEGDDSLTNASLGSGVIFEKKGGKARIITNAHVIQNAAHVQVALLNGEQKEATIVGKDSIADLAVLEVDGKGIDTVAEIGDSTRLREGETVIAIGNPLGFNDSLTDGIVSNLNRIIPVSLNQDGIYDWEEEVIQISAPINPGNSGGALVNLDGELIGINSMKVADMGIEGIGFALPIHDVMPVVKELEERGKVLRPYLGVYSMDLSAFLDYNATEDFLFEEDESESPETSEEESPEEMLGIPDSVKEGVVVLEAVGPAKDAGLMLNDVIVKLDGASVGSTMELRKHLYNRKKIGETLTVTFYRGSEKMEIAVKLIEKDEDTE
- a CDS encoding MBL fold metallo-hydrolase → MGLQFSVLCSGSTGNATVVSSDAATVLVDVGLSARKVEELMKEREVSGADLDAIFVTHEHSDHIKGLGAMARKFNLPVYANEKTWTAMHKSIGELPDEQRHILPTGTAMEIYDLRIESYAISHDAAEPVGYCFRAGGRKLSLATDLGYVSDKVMEQLKQSDVLVLEANHDINMLRMGRYPWNIKRRILGDSGHLSNEAAGEALCRLLDSGDLRRVYLAHLSQEHNMMDLAKLTVNTVLEDNGYFYQKHEFALCETYADRPTPWDLVKA
- the yycI gene encoding two-component system regulatory protein YycI — translated: MDWGRTKSVLIFAFLLLNALLGYQLWLNLQERLDTAVDWTSLPPETQQVMQEKSIKVEAQIPTETPAMQEITYKLEQEGSGRVKAIEPPKDSRIVFAEQELRQELGGVIPDLAKYRFDNWASREGVFVLNRTEGGWPIFDVWLELYYSNQKINGYTQDVISILPSEGGAAQKVLPAAKVVKNLIENYLPAGSNIKEVQLGYHGQIIFDSETQVAAPSWRVLLEDGEVYYVHAISSEVVTNKSDNAAAGGEMEEASSEAG
- a CDS encoding YycH family regulatory protein; translation: MIEGAKTVLLALLVALSLVQSYFLMYSTPGMETQVGIEQDYVKMEPLGPEEKVENLLFPEQLILHMGEDRHTIFYPQDTFYDMVLTKLQSREFTGFQRDSIQSVDWDEVRREYRGVEVRFGRPIPFELVQRVFKVDSDFLFSGDSVTRIWIFSRDDREEVRTFFFSADGVSVYESLRADLTVQDVQQYTGFGEYWTPYEYWDGYYVPMQEKSYPAVQATYSRLTPEQMQRNLFLDPTTTRTIQDRQDGTEIYTDGKRGLKVEQEGGWLTYTDPVAPTDSENKLTDNIASAVQFVNQHGGWNGTHRLERTEATAGTDVVWFQQYMNGLPIVSHDGFRFGYMQLSIQQGVVSSYERSLIMLDPEPAKTEQRKLQAGDPLKKRIREAADGGIVEAVYPAYRPELGENSLTLTPVWAIRLTTGEVRTIA
- the walK gene encoding cell wall metabolism sensor histidine kinase WalK, which translates into the protein MNLFRPFRTIQVKFIIMVLLLILIAVQLIGVYFISTMKSSLIESFTNGINSQARLLTVLAEGALVERQGDTGNPAEETSAELNQLVSNLFNINGAETQVLDASGRVLATSMQSHQSYVGRKNTSLLVSRALQGISDNSEEIIDEDNVRKKVIAKPVISNGKIVGAVYIVASMKEMYDTIDRVNRIFVTGMLLALGLTAILGILLAGTITQPIKALTRQASAVAEGNFDERVPVFGNDELGQLSTAFNEMTDRLSEALSLNEEEKEKLSSILANMSDGVLASDELGRVIVANRRARGMLGLERIEGMTMSECLNIDKESIAETLQGKEFTLLIERAGEDGEEALLFRVTLTPIRRRDKGVVGAIAVLHDATESEKLEQSRREFVANVSHELRTPLTTIKSYAEALNDGALSEPPLAERFVGVIRSETERMIRLVTDLLHLSRFDSKQSQLWRQMVDVEEIMEDVVDRFSLQLRQKAITAGVQVEANLPQVWLDRDGIDQVLDNLVSNAIKYTLDGGRVLLAARLGENGQLEIAVQDTGIGIPKKDIERIFERFYRVDKARSRSMGGTGLGLSIAREIVRAHGGHIHLESEAGVGTKVTVTVPAAQEGSERP